Proteins from a genomic interval of Rhodococcoides fascians A25f:
- a CDS encoding nucleoside/nucleotide kinase family protein: MSTDQDVQRATLGELVELAGRLAVAGERRILGLTGAPGAGKSTVAQQLVDALGPERAVLVPMDGFHLANEVLIDLGRLDRKGAHDTFDDGGYARLIAAIHDQRPGDPIVYAPRFRREIEESIGSAVPVPSTVPLVVTEGNYLLMESDAWPAARSMIDEVWFLAPHTRVRHERLVARHEAYGKSHEDAEFWALGSDERNAELIGSTAGRADRILRLT; this comes from the coding sequence GTGAGCACTGATCAGGACGTACAGAGAGCGACCCTCGGCGAGCTCGTGGAGCTGGCCGGGCGACTCGCCGTCGCCGGAGAACGGCGCATACTCGGCCTGACCGGCGCGCCCGGTGCCGGAAAGTCCACGGTGGCGCAGCAACTCGTCGATGCGCTCGGGCCGGAGCGCGCAGTGCTGGTTCCGATGGACGGGTTCCACCTGGCCAACGAGGTGTTGATCGACCTGGGCCGGCTCGACCGCAAAGGTGCACACGACACGTTCGACGACGGTGGATACGCGCGACTGATCGCGGCGATTCACGACCAGCGACCCGGTGACCCCATCGTGTACGCACCGAGGTTCAGGCGCGAGATCGAGGAGTCGATCGGGTCGGCCGTTCCGGTTCCGTCGACTGTTCCGTTGGTGGTCACCGAAGGCAACTATCTGCTGATGGAGTCCGACGCGTGGCCTGCTGCGCGGTCGATGATCGACGAGGTCTGGTTTCTGGCTCCGCACACACGGGTTCGGCACGAGCGCCTGGTAGCTCGGCACGAGGCATACGGAAAGTCGCACGAGGATGCGGAGTTCTGGGCACTGGGCTCGGACGAACGCAATGCGGAACTGATCGGGTCGACCGCAGGCCGCGCCGATCGAATCCTGCGTCTGACATGA